The proteins below come from a single Brienomyrus brachyistius isolate T26 unplaced genomic scaffold, BBRACH_0.4 scaffold63, whole genome shotgun sequence genomic window:
- the LOC125725233 gene encoding G-protein coupled receptor family C group 5 member B-like, whose protein sequence is MAPSINLFTFLVLSLVGGSSSWDEASPCGSGSILTRPYTALCELDAVWGLVVVVAAAAAALASLILLLVVLCRLRKITEAEERSGVAPLLLLLAAIFGLCGLSLGYIAEHQESLCFARRVLRGVLLAICNSCLVFQGLRLRRLGQGAHSPSTGQLMGLAVALAVVDPEWILLATMSTCQPACDYQPLDFALATTYVLVLLLAALVGAACSLWRQQPRWRCRTTWLLITCLASVLLWVAWITFCLYGNAALGLSPTWDNRVQAVVLLAQAWLLILLHAAPEVHATLRPPSRMREANLEEGLSHL, encoded by the coding sequence atggctccctctatcaatctcttcaccttcctcgtcctgtccctggtggggggcagctcttcatgggacgaagcttcgccttgcggatccggctccatcctgacaaggccctacacggccttgtgtgagctggatgcggtgtggggcttggtggtggtggtggcggcagcggcggcggccctcgcctcgctgatcctgctcctggtggtactgtgtcgcctgcggaagatcacagaggctgaggagcgcagcggggtggcgccgctactcctgctgctcgctgccatatttgggctctgtggcctcagcctgggatacatcgctgagcaccaagagagcctctgcttcgcccggcgtgtcctgaggggggtgttgcttgcTATCTGCAATAGCTGCCTAGTGTTCCAGGGTCTGCGACTGCGCCGGTTGGGACAAGGTGCTCATAGCCCCAGCACAGGTCAACTGATGGGGCTGGCGGTGGCCTTGGCCGTGGTGGATCCGGAGTGGATCCTTCTAGCCACGATGTCCACGTGCCAGCCAGCCTGTGATTACCAGCCGCTGGACTTTGCGCTGGCCACCACTTAtgtgctggtcctgctcctggcagcactggtgggggcggcctgcagtctgtggaggcagcagccacggtggaggtgcaggaccacgtggctgctcatcacctgcctggcctcagtcctgctgtgggtggcctggatcaccttctgcctgtatggcaacgcggcgcttggcctgtccccaacatgggacaaccgggtacaggcagtggtgctgctggcacAGGCATGGCTGCTCATACTGCTGCACGCTGCTCCTGAGGTCCACGCCACCTTACGGCCCCCGTCCCGCATGAGAGAGGCCAATTTAGAGGAGGGCCTTTCTCACCTGTAG